From one Lolium rigidum isolate FL_2022 chromosome 4, APGP_CSIRO_Lrig_0.1, whole genome shotgun sequence genomic stretch:
- the LOC124706436 gene encoding plastidal glycolate/glycerate translocator 1, chloroplastic-like isoform X1 — protein sequence MALPTDSAALRHRLVPPNSTAGTGDAAASTPSGGLPRVLGIAHLAVSLGIVLATDKCLSQAFAAASIKFPSALFGMFCVISVLVVLDAVAPALAKGFMDFFEPAALFIQKWLPLFYVPPIVVLPLAVRDIPALSGLKICLVAFAGWFASLTVAGYTALTVRKIVKTELIAAEPMGRLSPFSTLQFWAWGAVFVASFATVFVSPTVLGTTARTCLPFMLASTVLGYMAGSGLPSGIKTVLHPIICCALSANLSAVAYGYFSGSGMDAALGDYLTKVPSNPGAGDVLMGFLGSVILSFAFPMFKQRKLVKRHAAEIFTSIAVTSTFSLYSTAILGRLIGLEPTLTISILPRCITVALALSIVSFFEGANTSVTAAVVVLTGLIGANFVQAAMDKLGLNDPIARGIGAASSAHGLGTAALSAKEPEALPFCAIAYALTGIFGSLICSFAAVRQSLVFIAS from the exons ATGGCACTGCCTACCGACAGTGCCGCCCTCCGGCACCGTCTTGTCCCCCCCAACTCCACCGCCGGTACTGGGGACGCCGCCGCCTCGACCCCTTCCGGAGGCCTGCCCAGG GTTCTTGGGATCGCGCACCTGGCGGTGTCGCTGGGCATCGTGCTAGCCACGGACAAGTGTCTGAGCCAGGCGTTCGCTGCCGCGTCCATAAAGTTCCCTAGCGCCCTCTTTGGCATGTTCTGCGTCATCTCCGTGCTCGTTGTCCTTGACGCCGTGGCGCCGGCGCTCGCCAAGGGCTTCATGGACTTCTTCGAGCCTGCCGCGCTCTTCATCCAGAAGTGGCTGCCGCTCTTCTATGTACCCCCCATCGTCGTCCTCCCACTCGCCGTCAGGGACATCCCGGCCTTATCCGGCCTCAAAATCTGCCTCGTTGCAT TTGCTGGCTGGTTTGCTTCGCTCACGGTAGCGGGATACACGGCGCTAACCGTGCGGAAGATCGTCAAGACCGAGCTCATTGCGGCTGAGCCGATGGGCAGGCTGTCTCCCTTCTCCACATTGCAGTTCTGGGCGTGGGGTGCCGTCTTTGTGGCCTCGTTTGCCACGGTGTTTGTTAGTCCCACGGTGCTTGGCACCACGGCGAGGACGTGCCTTCCATTCATGCTCGCCTCCACTGTCCTGGGATACATGGCTGGTTCTGG GTTGCCATCTGGTATCAAGACAGTGTTACATCCGATCATCTGCTGCGCGCTTTCCGCAAATTTGTCGGCGGTAGCATATGGGTACTTCTCTGGGTCCGGAATGGACGCCGCGCTAG GTGATTACCTGACAAAGGTGCCATCAAATCCTGGAGCTGGTGACGTCCTGATGGGTTTTCTTGGGTCTGTCATCCTATCGTTTGCATTCCCAATGTTCAAGCAGAGAAAG CTtgtgaagaggcacgcggcagaaattTTCACATCGATCGCCGTCACGTCTACATTCTCTTTATACTCGACTGCCATCCTAGGACGCCTGATTGGGCTAGAGCCGACATTAACCATCTCAATCTTGCCAAGGTGCATAACTGTTGCGTTAGCATTGAGCATAGTATCTTTCTTTGAAG GTGCCAACACTTCGGTAACCGCTGCAGTGGTTGTTCTCACGGGCCTGATCGGTGCAAACTTTGTGCAAGCGGCCATGGATAAACTTGGCCTCAACGACCCCATCGCTAGAGGAATCGGAGCAGCCTCCAG CGCTCATGGTCTGGGAACAGCAGCGCTGTCGGCTAAGGAGCCTGAGGCGCTCCCTTTCTGCGCCATCGCCTATGCGCTCACGGGCATCTTCGGCTCCCTGATTTGCTCCTTTGCGGCCGTCAGGCAAAGCCTTGTGTTCATAGCCAGCTGA
- the LOC124706436 gene encoding plastidal glycolate/glycerate translocator 1, chloroplastic-like isoform X2, with product MFCVISVLVVLDAVAPALAKGFMDFFEPAALFIQKWLPLFYVPPIVVLPLAVRDIPALSGLKICLVAFAGWFASLTVAGYTALTVRKIVKTELIAAEPMGRLSPFSTLQFWAWGAVFVASFATVFVSPTVLGTTARTCLPFMLASTVLGYMAGSGLPSGIKTVLHPIICCALSANLSAVAYGYFSGSGMDAALGDYLTKVPSNPGAGDVLMGFLGSVILSFAFPMFKQRKLVKRHAAEIFTSIAVTSTFSLYSTAILGRLIGLEPTLTISILPRCITVALALSIVSFFEGANTSVTAAVVVLTGLIGANFVQAAMDKLGLNDPIARGIGAASSAHGLGTAALSAKEPEALPFCAIAYALTGIFGSLICSFAAVRQSLVFIAS from the exons ATGTTCTGCGTCATCTCCGTGCTCGTTGTCCTTGACGCCGTGGCGCCGGCGCTCGCCAAGGGCTTCATGGACTTCTTCGAGCCTGCCGCGCTCTTCATCCAGAAGTGGCTGCCGCTCTTCTATGTACCCCCCATCGTCGTCCTCCCACTCGCCGTCAGGGACATCCCGGCCTTATCCGGCCTCAAAATCTGCCTCGTTGCAT TTGCTGGCTGGTTTGCTTCGCTCACGGTAGCGGGATACACGGCGCTAACCGTGCGGAAGATCGTCAAGACCGAGCTCATTGCGGCTGAGCCGATGGGCAGGCTGTCTCCCTTCTCCACATTGCAGTTCTGGGCGTGGGGTGCCGTCTTTGTGGCCTCGTTTGCCACGGTGTTTGTTAGTCCCACGGTGCTTGGCACCACGGCGAGGACGTGCCTTCCATTCATGCTCGCCTCCACTGTCCTGGGATACATGGCTGGTTCTGG GTTGCCATCTGGTATCAAGACAGTGTTACATCCGATCATCTGCTGCGCGCTTTCCGCAAATTTGTCGGCGGTAGCATATGGGTACTTCTCTGGGTCCGGAATGGACGCCGCGCTAG GTGATTACCTGACAAAGGTGCCATCAAATCCTGGAGCTGGTGACGTCCTGATGGGTTTTCTTGGGTCTGTCATCCTATCGTTTGCATTCCCAATGTTCAAGCAGAGAAAG CTtgtgaagaggcacgcggcagaaattTTCACATCGATCGCCGTCACGTCTACATTCTCTTTATACTCGACTGCCATCCTAGGACGCCTGATTGGGCTAGAGCCGACATTAACCATCTCAATCTTGCCAAGGTGCATAACTGTTGCGTTAGCATTGAGCATAGTATCTTTCTTTGAAG GTGCCAACACTTCGGTAACCGCTGCAGTGGTTGTTCTCACGGGCCTGATCGGTGCAAACTTTGTGCAAGCGGCCATGGATAAACTTGGCCTCAACGACCCCATCGCTAGAGGAATCGGAGCAGCCTCCAG CGCTCATGGTCTGGGAACAGCAGCGCTGTCGGCTAAGGAGCCTGAGGCGCTCCCTTTCTGCGCCATCGCCTATGCGCTCACGGGCATCTTCGGCTCCCTGATTTGCTCCTTTGCGGCCGTCAGGCAAAGCCTTGTGTTCATAGCCAGCTGA
- the LOC124706435 gene encoding plastidal glycolate/glycerate translocator 1, chloroplastic-like: MAAAMIGISALRSLHPLPPTFSVSATAPPRATLRLRLPLPLQQPRSCTSPRCRCRRRSLAHSTPRGATAAAAAASSDPSGATGSAAFMASAPDNAALRHRLIAPKATAGTGDGAASGGLLPSVLGIAQLAVSLGLVLATDKYLKQAFVAASIKFPSALFGMFCIFSVLVVLDLATPALAKGFMDFFEPATLFIQRWLPLFYVPSLVVLPLAVRDVPAAAGLKICLITFAGWLASLTVAGYTALTVRKIVKTELIAAEPMGKPSPFATWEFWAWGAVFVASFATAIVNPTALGTTAKTCLPFMLASTVLGYMVGSGLPSGIKTVLHPIISCALSANFSAVAYGYLSGSGMDAALGDYLTKVPSNPGAGDVLMGFLGSVILSFAFSMFKQRKLVKRHAAEIFTSIAVASTFSLYSTAILGRLIGLEPTLTISILPRCITVALALSIVSFFEGANTSVTAAVVVLTGLIGANFVQAAMDKLGLNDPIARGIGTASSAHGLGTAALSAKEPEALPFCAIAYALTGIFGSLICSSSAVRQSLVFIAG, from the exons ATGGCAGCAGCGATGATTGGGATTTCTGCTTTACGTTCCCTCCACCCGCTCCCTCCCACCTTCTCGGTCTCGGCCACGGCTCCTCCCCGCGCCACGTTGCGGCTGCGGCTGCCGCTGCCGTTGCAACAACCCCGCTCCTGTACGTCTCCACGATGCCGATGTCGACGCCGCAGCCTTGCCCATTCTACTCCCCGCGGTGCCACGGCAGCTGCAGCGGCAGCTTCTTCGGATCCCTCAGGTGCCACCGGCTCCGCTGCCTTCATGGCATCGGCTCCCGACAATGCCGCCCTCCGCCACCGCCTCATCGCCCCCAAGGCCACCGCCGGCACCGGAGACGGCGCCGCTTCCGGAGGCCTGTTGCCCAGC GTTCTTGGGATCGCGCAACTGGCGGTGTCGCTGGGCCTCGTGCTGGCCACGGACAAGTACCTGAAGCAGGCGTTCGTGGCCGCCTCCATCAAGTTCCCCAGCGCGCTCTTCGGCATGTTCTGCATCTTCTCCGTGCTCGTCGTCCTCGACCTCGCCACGCCGGCGCTCGCCAAGGGGTTCATGGACTTCTTCGAGCCCGCCACGCTCTTCATCCAGCGCTGGCTGCCGCTCTTCTACGTCCCCTCCCTCGTCGTCCTGCCGCTCGCCGTCAGGGACGTCccggctgccgccggcctcaAGATCTGCCTCATCACAT TTGCTGGCTGGTTAGCTTCGCTCACGGTGGCGGGATAcacggcgctaacggtgaggaagATCGTCAAGACCGAGCTCATCGCGGCGGAGCCGATGGGCAAGCCGTCTCCATTCGCCACATGGGAGTTCTGGGCGTGGGGCGCCGTCTTTGTGGCCTCGTTCGCGACGGCGATTGTTAACCCCACGGCGCTTGGCACCACGGCGAAAACATGCCTTCCGTTCATGCTCGCCTCCACTGTACTGGGATACATGGTTGGTTCTGG GCTGCCATCTGGTATCAAGACAGTGTTGCATCCGATCATCAGCTGCGCGCTTTCTGCTAACTTCTCGGCGGTAGCATACGGGTACCTCTCCGGCTCTGGAATGGATGCCGCGCTAG GTGATTACCTGACAAAGGTGCCATCGAATCCTGGAGCTGGCGACGTCCTGATGGGTTTCCTTGGGTCTGTCATCCTATCGTTTGCATTCTCAATGTTCAAGCAGAGAAAG CTtgtgaagaggcacgcggcagaaattTTCACATCCATCGCCGTGGCGTCGACATTCTCTTTATACTCGACTGCTATCCTAGGACGCCTGATCGGGCTAGAGCCAACATTAACCATCTCAATCTTACCAAGGTGCATAACTGTTGCGTTGGCACTGAGCATAGTATCTTTCTTTGAAG GTGCAAATACTTCGGTAACAGCTGCCGTGGTCGTCCTCACGGGCCTGATCGGTGCAAACTTTGTGCAAGCGGCCATGGATAAACTTGGCCTCAACGACCCCATCGCTAGAGGAATCGGAACAGCTTCCAG CGCTCATGGTCTGGGAACGGCAGCGCTGTCGGCCAAGGAGCCTGAGGCGCTCCCTTTCTGCGCCATCGCCTACGCGCTCACCGGCATTTTCGGCTCCCTGATTTGCTCCTCTTCGGCCGTCAGGCAAAGCCTTGTGTTCATAGCCGGCTGA
- the LOC124646464 gene encoding choline-phosphate cytidylyltransferase 2-like, with translation MARVSNSKKRTLNNRKKEEDATNATANASAGAAGTVDGRPVRVYADGIFDLFHFGHARALEQAKLLFPNTYLLVGCCNDELTRRYKGKTVMDQDERYESLRHCKWVDEVIPDAPWVLTPEFLDKHKIDFVAHDALPYADTSGAANDVYEFVKKIGKFKETKRTEGVSTSDLIMRIVKDYNQYVMRNLARGYSRKEMGVSYVKEKQLQVNMKINKLRETVKAQQEKLQTVAKTAGINHEEWLANADRWVAGFLEKFEEHCHVMETAIKDRIQEKLGRQASKGIAGGFMRQPVAAA, from the exons ATGGCGCGCGTCTCCAATTCCAAGAAGCGCACGCTCAACAACCGCAAGAAGGAGGAGGACGCCACAAACGCCACCGCCAACGCCAGCGCCGGCGCCGCGGGGACCGTCGACGGCCGCCCCGTCcgcgtctacgccgacggcatcTTCGACCTCTTCCACTTCGGCCACGCCCGCGCCCTCGAGCAGGCCAAGCTGCT GTTCCCCAACACGTACCTGCTGGTGGGATGCTGCAACGACGAGCTCACGCGCCGATACAAGGGCAAGACCGTCATGGACCAGGACGAGCGATACGAGTCCCTGCGACACTGCAA GTGGGTTGATGAGGTTATTCCTGATGCTCCGTGGGTTCTCACTCCAGAATTCCTTGACAAGCATAAGATCGACTTTGTTGCGCATGACGCTCTGCC TTATGCTGATACTAGTGGTGCTGCAAATGACGTCTATGAGTTT GTTAAAAAGATTGGGAAATTCAAGGAAACGAAAAGGACTGAAGGAGTATCGACATCCGACCTCATAATGAGGATAGTGAAGGACTACAACCAGTATGTCATGAGGAATTTGGCACGAGGATACTCAAGGAAAGAAATGGGCGTGAGCTATGTTAAG GAGAAACAACTGCAAGTGAATATGAAGATAAATAAACTACGCGAGACTGTCAAGGCACAACAAGAGAAG TTACAAACGGTGGCGAAGACGGCTGGAATAAACCATGAAGAGTGGCTGGCAAACGCAGATCGCTGGGTGGCCGGCTTCCTAGAGAAGTTTGAGGAGCACTGCCACGTCATG GAAACTGCCATCAAGGACCGGATACAGGAGAAGCTGGGGAGACAGGCAAGCAAAGGCATAGCTGGTGGTTTCATGCGGCAGCCTGTGGCGGCGGCCTGA
- the LOC124649523 gene encoding 4-coumarate--CoA ligase-like 3, translated as MEGAAQDPTATTFYSAATGLYASTHAPIPLPADPALSLVPHLFSRLPLHHHGQPHSPPCFIDAATGASLTRADLRRLVSSLAHGFRRDHHIRAGDVVLLVLPNSIAFPVAFLAVLAAGGVATTMNPSSSRAEIAGRLRDTNPSLILASSDNAAKLPPSAAPVLVVPDTFPAAEDEYAPFRALLDSSAAGAGATDEFPSAEVGQDSDAAFLYSSGTSGRSKGVVLTHRNLISMVELFVRFEASQYAPPACDNVYLAALPMFHVYGLSLFAVGLLSLGTPVVVMRRFDVGEALRAIHRFKVTHLPLVPPIMAALLRAKSAGALSLESLVQVSSGAAPLGGKLVQDFLQAFPHVDFIQGYGMTESTAVGTRGFNTSKHKKHASVGLLAPNMHAKILDVETGFCLPPGSCGELWLHGPAIMKGYLNDEDTGARSDGWLQTGDLAYFDSYGYIYIVGRLKDTIKYKGFQIAPADLEAVLVQHPEIVDVAVTSAEDEEAGEIPVAFVVRKSGSTLTCVQVMEYVAKQVSPYKKVRKVIFVEAIPKSAAGKVLRRLLKDSLTLDAAASNNKTNPSSRL; from the exons ATGGAGGGCGCCGCGCAGGACCCGACCGCCACCACCTTCTACTCCGCCGCCACCGGCCTCTACGCCAGCACCCACGCTCCCATCCCGCTCCCCGCCGACCCCGCCCTCTCCCTCGTCCCGCACCTCTTCTCCCGCCTCCCTCTCCACCACCACGGCCAGCCTCATTCTCCCCCGTGCTTCATCGATGCCGCAACCGGCGCCTCTCTCACCCGCGCCGACCTCCGCCGCCTCGTCTCCTCCCTCGCGCACGGCTTCCGCCGAGACCACCACATCCGCGCGGGCGACGTCGTGCTCCTCGTGCTCCCAAACTCCATCGCCTTCCCCGTCGCCTtcctcgccgtcctcgccgccggcggGGTCGCCACCACCATGAACCCCTCCAGCTCCCGCGCCGAGATCGCCGGACGCCTGCGAGACACCAATCCCTccctcatcctcgcctcctccgaCAACGCGGCGAAGCTGCCGCCCTCCGCAGCCCCGGTCCTCGTCGTGCCGGACACCTTCCCAGCCGCGGAGGACGAGTACGCGCCCTTCCGTGCGCTGCTCGATTcttccgccgccggcgccggcgcgaccgACGAGTTCCCGTCCGCGGAGGTGGGCCAGGACTCGGACGCCGCCTTCCTCTACTCCTCGGGGACCAGCGGCCGGAGCAAGGGCGTCGTGCTCACGCACCGCAACCTTATATCCATGGTCGAGCTCTTCGTGCGCTTCGAGGCGTCGCAGTACGCGCCACCTGCTTGTGACAATGTCTACCTGGCCGCGCTGCCCATGTTCCACGTCTACGGCCTCTCCCTCTTCGCCGTGGGCCTCCTCTCGCTCGGCACGCCGGTCGTGGTCATGAGGAGGTTCGACGTAGGCGAGGCGCTCAGGGCCATCCACAGGTTCAAGGTCACGCACTTGCCGCTCGTGCCGCCGATCATGGCGGCGCTGCTCAGAGCCAAGTCCGCAGGCGCCTTGTCGTTGGAGTCCTTGGTACAGGTCTCCAGCGGTGCAGCTCCGCTCGGCGGCAAACTCGTTCAAGACTTTCTCCAGGCTTTCCCACACGTCGATTTCATTCAG GGCTATGGCATGACAGAATCGACGGCTGTGGGAACTCGCGGATTTAATACTTCAAAGCATAAGAAGCATGCCTCTGTGGGCCTTCTAGCCCCAAACATGCATGCGAAAATACTTGATGTGGAAACGGGCTTCTGTTTACCTCCAGGCTCTTGTGGGGAGTTGTGGCTCCATGGGCCAGCTATAATGAAAG GTtacttgaatgatgaagatacagGCGCAAGAAGTGATGGCTGGTTGCAGACTGGCGATCTTGCTTACTTTGATTCATATGGGTACATTTACATAGTGGGCCGTTTGAAAGACACAATTAAGTACAAAGGATTTCAG ATAGCTCCGGCTGACCTTGAAGCTGTTTTGGTCCAGCACCCTGAAATTGTTGATGTTGCTGTAACATC CGCTGAAGATGAAGAAGCTGGAGAGATACCAGTAGCTTTCGTGGTGAGGAAATCTGGAAGCACTCTGACATGTGTGCAAGTGATGGAGTATGTGGCCAAGCAG GTGTCCCCGTATAAGAAAGTTCGGAAGGTAATATTCGTGGAGGCAATTCCCAAGTCAGCTGCTGGAAAGGTTCTGAGGAGGCTTCTCAAGGACTCTCTGACCCTTGATGCTGCTGCTTCCAACAACAAGACCAATCCCAGTTCAAGGCTGTAG